DNA sequence from the Polyangia bacterium genome:
CGTCGCAATCCATTTGCGCCAGGCCGCGCGCGTCGATGATGGCGATGGTTTGATCGGCGGGGGTGAAGGCTTCGAAGTGCAGCGGGTCGTACAGGAATCGCGTGTGCTGTTCGACCCAGCCCGCGATCGCGCCCGCCATGGTGAGCTGATCGCGCCCGAGTCCGGCGACAATGAACGCCGCCTGCTCGCGCACCAGCGGCGACATTTCGCCCGCGATCGCGAGCTGGCGCATGACGTGAACGGCGGCGACCGTTTGCTGCGGATCACCGTCGGGCAACCATTGAAGCTGGGGAAGAGTCACGCACAACGATACGGCGCGACCAGCGCGCGCGTCAACTCGTCAGCGAAACGGGACGCCTCGGTAGAGCGGGCGCCCGACGCGCATCTGCAGGCGCGACAGTGCGGCGGACACGACCGCGCTTTCCGCCACCGGCATGGCCGCGAGCGCGATCGCGTCGTCGTACTGCGTGTGGTACCGGCCCGCGGCGTTCCCGTGATGCCGCAGCGCCACGAAAAACCGGAATACGTCGGGCTGAAAGATCACGACCCGATCAACGGGGGCCAGAGTGGATGGCCCAGCGCCAGCCACACGATGTAGTAGACCGCCGCGACGATCAGGATGGGCGTGCGAAACTGCGGCAGCA
Encoded proteins:
- a CDS encoding transglutaminase-like domain-containing protein; translated protein: MTLPQLQWLPDGDPQQTVAAVHVMRQLAIAGEMSPLVREQAAFIVAGLGRDQLTMAGAIAGWVEQHTRFLYDPLHFEAFTPADQTIAIIDARGLAQMDCDDVAILTAALGLSVGLRARFVVVSFYAPDAPYEHVWAELSDSAGLSWVPSDPSRPVLGLPPLGRPPLIIEV